ATTTGTTAAATTTAGAAGTGCATTCCACAGCATGTAAAACTCATATCATCACGAAAATCGATTTGCACCGCTGACTCGACAAGAACTTGACCCTTTCCCCCGGTTTTCCAGCGCAATGTGTGGTTGTTGGAAGGTTTTCTGCCTGCTGGCGCTACTTTCCCTGGTCGCTTTCAGCGATTCCCTGCGAATTCTGGGTCTGTTTCCGCACCCGGCCATCAGTCACTTCAAGTTCTTTCACCCAATCATGCGCGGATTGGCCGAGGCCGGTCACAGCGTGGATGTCATCAGTCCATTCGAGGACAAGGACCCTCCAAACGGATACAAGGACCACCTGCTGCCGCCCTCCACCTTGACAGACACTATTAGCTTAGAGGTGCGTTGTTCAAAGCCATAATGAGATGGCATACCCATAAAAAAAGGGTACATAAAGGGGTCATAACTTAAATGATGAGTGAGTGCTGgtgttattatattttagGTGATACGAACTTGAAATGTGTAAGCGTAACCCCAGATGTACTATTATACAATAGTATTATATTCTGAGCTTATCTCAGATTTTAACCTTTTCTTTTAACCTATACTTAAATTAAGAAACCCACTTTTTCTATCGGTTTTACCAGGACTTCGAACGGCCCTACAGCTTCCTATTTCACTATGTAGAGTTCTTTATCCTGCACAAAATGGGAAGAGAGGACTGCAATACCACACTGCACAGCAGAGCCCTAACTGAGATCCTTAAGAATCCTCCTGGCTACTACGATGTAATTTTACTGGAGCAATTCAATACTGACTGTGCGATGAGCGTGGCCCATGTTTTCCAAGCTCCGGTCATTGGAATGAGCAGCTGTGCCCTGATGCCATGGCATTATGAACGATTTGGAGCCCCTCTGATCCCATCGTATATATCAGCATTGTTCCAGGGACAATCCCAGGAGATGTCCTTTGCGGGACGATTGGGCAACTGGATTACTGTGCACTCCCTCAACTTGCTGTATAAGTAAGTAGTCTATATGGGATTGGGGGCTTCGAACACATTCATACATTGATCTCGTCTAGAATGTTTACAGTTCCCGCCGGAAACGCCTTGATTCGCCAAAGATTCGGTCCTGGACTGCCGTCCACGGAGGACTTGGTGAGGAATACTTCTCTAATGCTGGTCAACCAGCACTTTTCGCTCAGTGGGCCAAAGCCTTTGCCCCCAAACGTCATCGAAGTGGGTGGTGTACATATAAGTCCACCGAAACCGCTGCCCTCGGATCTTCAGAAAATACTGGATAACGCACCCAAAGGAGTCATCCTAATTAGCTGGGGCTCTCAGCTGAAAGCGTGTTCTCTTTCCGCTGCTCGGAGAGATGGAATCGTTAAAGCGATTGGAAGATTGGAGCAGGAGGTCATCTGGAAGTATGAAAATGACACGCTGCCCAATAAGCCACCAAATCTGCACATCAGGAAGTGGCTGCCTCAGCGAGACATCCTCGCTCATCCAAATCTAAAGGTATTTATGTCCCACGGTGGCTTAATGGGCACCACGGAGGCGGTCTCCAGTGCTGTGCCGATTGTGGGTGTCCCAATTTACGGCGACCAATCCCTCAATATTGCCGCATTGGTGCAGCGCGGAATGGCCTTGCAATTAGAGCTTAAGAAACTGGATGAGAATACTGTCTACGAAGCGTTGACCAAGGCACTAGATCCTTCTTTCAAGGCAAGAGCCAAGGAGGTGGCCTCATCGTACAACAACCGCATCCAAGGTCCCTTGGAGACGGCCATTTGGTGGGTGGAACATGTGGCGGAGACGAAAGGAGCTCCTCTGACCCAACCAAGTGCCGTGCATCTCTCCCGCTTTGTTTACTACTCCTTGGATGTCTACTCGGTCGTGGCCCTAAGCCTGCTACTACCTGTGATCACGCTCTTGGGACTAATCCGAATGTTTAAAAGAAGGGAACCCAAAGGTGACCGCAAACTAAAACGCAAATAAGCCCAATCAATAGATTACTGTTTTGGTTTTCAAGAATTACCTTTGGATTTAAACTATGAAACAATAGATTGCTAAGTCAAATACGTGTGATACATTATTAGAAaccaaaatacattttaccAGAACAGAATTGGCAAGAACCAGTTTAAGTTTTATATAAAGCAGTTCCcgtttaataaaaatatttacaaaatcaAGATCCCATCCCTTACAATTTGGCCTTGGCCGCACCCGGGAAACCCAGACGATACAAGGCAACCACAACAGCACCACCCAGTCCCAGATTGTGCTGCAGAGCCAACTGAGCATTGGGCACCTGGCGCTTCTCAGCCAATCCACGGAGCTGCCAGCAGAGCTCAGCACATTGTGCCAGACCCGTGGCGCCCAGAGGATGGCCCTTCGAGATCAGACCACCACTGGGGTTGACCACGAACTTGCCACCGTAGGTGTTGTCTCCAGCGTCGATGAACTCGCCGGCCTTGCCCTCTCCACACAGTCCAAGTGCCTCATACGTGATCAACTCGTTGGCCGAGAAGCAATCGTGCAGTTCCACCACCTGGACATCCTGGGGCTTGTACCCACTCTTGGCGAACAGACGCTCGGTGGCCAGACGGGTCATATCGGTTCCAGCAATCTTCATCAAGCTCTTGTCGGCAAAGGTGGACGCCGGGTCACTGGCCATCTCCATGCCCACAATCTCCACAGCCTGCTTTTCCAATCCGTGGCGACGCACGAAGGCCTCGGAGGCGAGAATGGCAGCTCCAGATCCATCGGAAGTGGGACAGCACTGCAGCTTGGTCAGCACTCCCTCCACAACCTGGGGCGACTTCATAATCTGCTCCAGGGTGTATTCATCGCGGAACTGCGAGTAGCTAAAAGAAACAATGGAGAGAAATGAAGTGGCGTGAATGAGGATCAGCTGCATGCAATACCGAGTGGTTGACGGTCTACGGTCTACTTATTTCTCTGTTTTCAGCGATAAGATAAGCACACGCGTAAGGTGAACTTTCGACTAAACTTACGGATTATTGACGGAGTGCTTGTGGTTCTTCCAAGCGATCTTGCCGAAATGCTCGGGCTTAGTGCCATACTTCTTCATGTGCTCCTTGCCGGCGTTGCCGAAGATCTGGGCAGCCATTGGACCAGCCCCGATCTCGGTCAGCTCACTCATCTCGGTGATGTGGCGCTCCATGGGATTTGCGCGATCAAAGTACTATTAGAAGAGCAAATAATGGATCAGTAATTGGATTTTTTAGAAGTGGACTCGTGTACCTTTGCGGACAATGATCCACGCTCCATCTTTTCGAATCCCAGAGCCAGGACGCATTCGGAGTTTCCGCTCTCTACGATCTGCTTGGCCAAATACAGTGCGCTGGATCCCGTGGAGCAGTTGTTGTTCACGTTATAGACCGGAATGCCGGTCATTCCGACCTCGTAGATGGCCCGCTGTCCGCAGGTGGAGTCTCCATAAACGT
The sequence above is a segment of the Drosophila melanogaster chromosome 2L genome. Coding sequences within it:
- the Ugt36E1 gene encoding UDP-glycosyltransferase family 36 member E1, isoform B, with the protein product MCGCWKVFCLLALLSLVAFSDSLRILGLFPHPAISHFKFFHPIMRGLAEAGHSVDVISPFEDKDPPNGYKDHLLPPSTLTDTISLEDFERPYSFLFHYVEFFILHKMGREDCNTTLHSRALTEILKNPPGYYDVILLEQFNTDCAMSVAHVFQAPVIGMSSCALMPWHYERFGAPLIPSYISALFQGQSQEMSFAGRLGNWITVHSLNLLYKMFTVPAGNALIRQRFGPGLPSTEDLVRNTSLMLVNQHFSLSGPKPLPPNVIEVGGVHISPPKPLPSDLQKILDNAPKGVILISWGSQLKACSLSAARRDGIVKAIGRLEQEVIWKYENDTLPNKPPNLHIRKWLPQRDILAHPNLKVFMSHGGLMGTTEAVSSAVPIVGVPIYGDQSLNIAALVQRGMALQLELKKLDENTVYEALTKALDPSFKARAKEVASSYNNRIQGPLETAIWWVEHVAETKGAPLTQPSAVHLSRFVYYSLDVYSVVALSLLLPVITLLGLIRMFKRREPKGDRKLKRK
- the CG17597 gene encoding uncharacterized protein, isoform A; this translates as MTKTRVYVIGVGMTKFEKPGRRADACYPDFAKEAITKALQDAGIKFEEVQQAVAGYVYGDSTCGQRAIYEVGMTGIPVYNVNNNCSTGSSALYLAKQIVESGNSECVLALGFEKMERGSLSAKYFDRANPMERHITEMSELTEIGAGPMAAQIFGNAGKEHMKKYGTKPEHFGKIAWKNHKHSVNNPYSQFRDEYTLEQIMKSPQVVEGVLTKLQCCPTSDGSGAAILASEAFVRRHGLEKQAVEIVGMEMASDPASTFADKSLMKIAGTDMTRLATERLFAKSGYKPQDVQVVELHDCFSANELITYEALGLCGEGKAGEFIDAGDNTYGGKFVVNPSGGLISKGHPLGATGLAQCAELCWQLRGLAEKRQVPNAQLALQHNLGLGGAVVVALYRLGFPGAAKAKL